In Kazachstania africana CBS 2517 chromosome 11, complete genome, the DNA window ACGCTttctcttcaattcttttaacCATTGAGCAGACACATTTTTAGTATCGGAGGCTTTGACAGATCCACCATTCAAAGTGTTATCTTCCATGgcttcatcattttcagcTTCATCCATCAAATGTTGTAAATCACCTACAGCAATTTCATCCAATTTGTAAGATTCATCAATGAGACCATAttgtaataatttcaattttaaagcAAATCTGTGGACTTCAGCAGATTTTAATCTGAAATGATGACAGAAAAGACATGAACTTCTcaaatatatgtataattggttgaaaaaaagaggatTATAAACAGGTACAGGTAGTTCGATATGACCCACATGACCTGGACAAAACTTTTCGTCGAGACCACAGGTGGTACATAAGTTTCTTAAGAATGCACCCAGAGACAAATCGTATAAACCACCAGAGATTGGATGACCCAAGTTGTCTAGGACAGTTGGATTTATAATTTGTTTGGCTGAAAGAGATCTAATATCTTTGGAAGTCAAGATACTGAAATCAACAGATGTGATTTCGGAACCGACTGGTTTAGCAATATCCATTCTGTTTTGTTATAAaagaacttttgaaatctaAAACTCAAAATATAGCAGCTCGATTCGTCTAATCACTTAGTAGGAGGGAGGGAAACAACAGTGAACTTCGAAAAACTAAAATACAGCTCTATTCTTAAACTAGATCCAGAGATATCAAAAGCAGAATACTCGACTCAATAACCTGATGTCTTACTTGTTAATACTAAAAGGTATTTAGCGATGAGcatccaaaaaattttcttaatgcaatttttttttttcatgcggcaaattgaaaaattttcaatcaCTATGTACGTTGTGTCCGCTAGATTGAAGTTGATATAAAAGTGAGAAGTTGGCATATTGAAATCGACTCTCGAGAGGACACATGACAAGAGCAAGTGGTTCCGCTGGTTGAAGATAGACTGGATTGCAGTAGTGTTCGAGTGTCATAGTAGGTCGTCTGTGGTTGTCCAGGACAGTTGAGGGCagggcaaaaaaaaaaataaataagagATCGCAGATATAAACAAACCATTTTGGCATAAAGGTTGacagatttgaaatcataAGAACTCGAGGTTTTCGGTAATGTCTGCACCTACGTTGAAGTCCACTGAGCTGCTGACGCAGCATCTGCAGTACCCCCCCATTTCTCTGGTGGACGATATAATAAACACTGTAAATGACATTATGTATAAATGCACCGCCGCAATGGAGAAATATCTATTGAAGAAGTCACAAGTAGAAGGATTGGACTATTCGGAAGAGATAAAAGTTGGAATTGCTAAATTGGAGTCTCTGCTGGAGTATACGGTGGATAAAAATTTCGATAAATTGGAGTTATATGTACTCAGAAACGTCCTAAGAGTACCCGAAGAGTTAATTGTTCATGACGTATTCAGATTGAAACATCAGAATGAGTTAGAAGTTGTAGATGACAAGCAAATCAAAGACAGTGAAGTTGCACTcaatgaaaagataaaaCTAATTGAGGAAAAGATTAATCAGAAtctgattttgaaagataaaattaaaaagattaaatCAACCATTCAAAAAGTGCGTaaatttaagaaaattgTCATTGAAGGATTGACCTTGAAAAAATTCGATGCAGATAAGGAGTTAATTAACCTTTTAAAACCAATTGATGATACTTTGAGGTTGTTAATTTCacaactgaaaaatttgtacACTTTCagtgaagaaaattgttcaattgatgaaattagaGAGATAACAAAACCTGAAGTTGCTCAATCATCAAATATGAGAGTCGCATACATTGATTCCAACGTCGAAAAAATCTTCGAGACGTTGAATCTAACTGGGAATAAAATACAGGGTACGAAATACACGTCAAATCCAATTGTGATAAAAGATCCTGATTTGTCAGTACTAAGGGAGTGAATAATAAATGTTCTCCCTTcaagataataataataatattcattcGTGATGTTTAAAGAAAGGGTACGTGTCTTTACATATGaataataaacaaaaattaattaatgtTAAACGTCCTTTTTTGGCTGGCTATTTTTGTCacaaatatttcttgaaatttgaatcctCTAACCACCCAACTTTCTCAAATGCAGCAAATAGTCTTGATGCCTTATTTACATCAATTCTACATGCCTTCTGTGCATCTGTTCTTCTGAATGGCAATCCTTTCTTGAACCTATAAACTTTTTCTAAGaataatcttctttttgaatCCAAATACAGATCACATGGCAATCTTAAAATTTGAGCTAAATTCAGTTCGGCTGGATgtaatttatatttcaaGGGATCCCGGGATAAATCCATGGGAGATCCCTTCCATTCAACTTTTAAgactttattattatttggaGGTAATGTGGATGAAGGTGGCGAAAAATCTGGCAATTTTTCCCATGATGCGTTTGGAATATATTGTGGTGCGGTATTAATTACAGCTGATGATGCTAATGGTGACGAAATATGCCTTGCCCTCGTTGGCGATTGTAAATGATGGTGCGGATGACTTGGTTTTAATAAACGTCGTGGAGTTGGTGACTTTCTTATCCTACTACGGTAATTGAAATCCTCATTATCAGATACTCTTTTACCACctaattttcttctcaaTTGGTAGGCAAGACCACCGTTATTTTTCTCATTATCGGAGAAAGTCATCATTCTGTTAGTTCTTGGTGATGACGATACGATTCTTCTACGATTATCTTCGTTGTTATTCTCGAATACACGATACtctgaaagaaaattcaaagtttgATTGATATTGTTCTTTGTAGATAATCTGGGATTCCAAATATGATTCACTACACTAAGTATATTCTTATCTGTACGAGAAGATCTCAGCAGCAAATTCGATattgtattattatctcTACATTGAATATTGTTAATTTTTGGAGATAAAGGTGGAGAAGGTATTAGTTGTTCATCGATATTAGACTCACTATTAGAAGCAGAACCTTTTTTCCACCTATAAAATGAATCATCATCTGAAGTTATCATTAGCTTAGGAATTGAAGAGTTCCTACTATTTTGATTTACCGACATTTTGGAATCACTATTACTAGGATGTGCACTTGATATGCCCATGAAATACGAGAAAAGTTCTGATGTTTTTGTGTAATCTTACAATAAAGTTATTAGTTCCAACTTAACGacaatatttcaattgacCTTAATAAGTATCCTTTAAGTACAATTGAAGGACTAGTTGCAATTTGTAAGTATGCTAGATTTTTTTAGAATAATTaagaataaaaagaaatctgATTGTATTCATCtccattaattttatttatatcaGATTATCCGTATTCTAAATTAGAAGGTTAATGGCTATGATTAATAATTTACGCCGAGAAATCCTAACATCTACGGAGTGAGGCAAATAGTCCGCAGGCTTTATTACCTCTGTGCAACGCCAACAATAATAAGTAGGGAGAGTATAGTTTGCACGGATTTACGTAGAACATTGATAAGCGATTTTTTTGGGTAAAATAGTGGAAAAGCATCTCATCGAACAATCTTTGCGTCACACGGAGTTCAGGGTTTTTTAGGACAATGAGGACATAGCGATCCATGGAAGAGATttgcaatttcaaaatttcctttagtttcctttttttgctttttagTGTCTCCTCCCCTCTCAGACTAAAAAGTGTCTCACGCGGAACTCGAACGGATGAcatatcttcaaagaaaaaaatccTGATGGCTACCCGTCCATTAGAAATTTCCTTTTGAAGTGGGGAAGACGTTCAGCGGCAAATTAAGCAACCCACATGTAGCGTCACATTTCAGGTGGAGAGAAGGCTTCTAGAGTATATGTAGATGAATCAGTACCATTCCAGAAACTGTCCATGCCAGTTTTGTGATACTACCTCAATTCACACTATCAGACAGGCCAAAAACCGATTTAACAATCACGAGCCCCACTCACATGTTGTGGTCATATCAAACACTGCATAAGAATCAACACGCCTATATCTCCATTCCTCTTAGTGTTCCCATTTTATTGGAGAGACATGAAACtcattttctgatgaaTATCTTCCAAgtttatatacttttatATACATGTATATACATCACGTGGCACGAAATGgactgaaaaatttaaattagTGTTGGTTTTGAAAAGGCTCATCTCGATGATGGATAGATCATAGTCTGTTTCATCGTAGCGCATCCTCCCTCCCCCCATTATGGTTCGTTTGAAGAGTAGATAcattctttttgaaatactGTTCCCTCCTACTGAGATATCTGAAGATGAACTTGTCACCAAGAAAGATATACTTTTAAGTTATCACAAAGTTTCACCTCCAGATATCTCTAGTAAATCGATATTGCAAGAGATACGACGTTCGTTGCAATTGAATCTGGGTGATTATGGCTATGGGAAGGTCAATTCGCTTTTGCAACTGAAATATTTCTCAAATAATACATCAACAGGCATACTTCGATGTCATAGAGAAGACACCGATCTGCTATTAACTGCTCTTTTTACTATCAGTAagataaatgaaataacaaatttgataataaacCCCATTAAAGTCAGCGGTactataaaaaaaattgagcAGTACTCAATTAGAAGGAATGCAAAATTCTTATCTTTAATCAAGGCTGATAGTAGTTCCGTATTAACTAATGATTTTACCAACgttaatgaagatgataacGATGAATTATAGATATGTGTATATAATCAAgtttattttgattctttttctaatccaaatgattttttcttatcaCTCGATAATTGATCCTCTGCCTTGGTGAACATGACCGGACCACTTCTTTCTTGTTGTCCACCTTTCACTTCTCTTGTCACACGATCCATTACACTCCCTTCATCGTTCGTATTTTCCACCATATCATCCAATTTATTGAGATTCGTCCTGTAAATACTATCAATATCCTGCTGTACAAATAGCGGATTATCATACACTTGGTTTTCACTTCTCTGCGTGCTTGCACCTTTAATGAATAACCTGGAATCGTAATTTAATTCCGGTTGTTTTGTGGCTTTCGCAGTACCCAATATAACCTTCTCAGAAACGTCACGACCTTCTCTGTAGGCCAACTCTTTCAATCTTTCAACAAGAATATTACCTCTACTACTTTGTTCGACAACTGAAGTCTCTTTCTTGACATGTCCATCTTGTTTCCTTCCATGGTATCTTGCTCTCTCTGCAAGGTTACGTAATTTATCTTCCTTTATCTTGACTTCTTTCTCcattaaattcttcttttcctcaTACTTCAACTGAATCTCTCTTCTCTTCTCCATGTCGACTTTCTCTATAGCCTCTGacaattcaataaatttgcCACTAATCCCACCTGGTTCACCTGTCCTCGTACCAAATCCGGCCCTGTCAACAGTATAACCTTTCTGATTCTTCCATTGTGATACGAAGGTAGgtattttccatttttctctttcctCCTTCGATGGTTTTTCAGCCTCTGTATGTAGTGTAGGTATTGGCGcattattttctaataGTTGTGGAGTATAGATCTTTGCCGACTTCCTATGAATATTTGGCTGTAAAGGATCTTGTTGCCTTGTTGTTACCTGGATAGTTTGAGAGtttatatttattgtatCTGGTTTATTGACACTGGAAAGCTTTTTCTGTTGATCTTTAGATACtagtttttgaagaaatgatCTAGTCTTGTTATACGTCTCGTCGATCCGTTCCTGTGAAGGCAAAGGTACATCCAATCCAAAATTTTGCTGTCGAAGTGGAAcaaattctttaaaattaaCTTGAGATGCTATTTGAATCGCTGGATCTGACTTCGTTTTCTGCTCATCGATACTTTCTTCGATAACCTTGTCCTTGTTTAAAGCACTCAGTAGTCTCTCTGCTTCAACTCTCTTTACATCCACCTGCTTTCTCTTAGATTCACGCTTTGGAGGAGGTAATAACGATGTAAATGACATCCTCAACGGTATACTAGCTATTATTGGCGATTGTTCCTGAATTTCAAAGTGTGCATGGCTCCACTActattttttaaaaaaaacgCATATCGCATAAAGAATACTATTAAAATtcagaaaatatatatgatatTAATATATGATGATAGAAGTTATATGGGTTAATACTATGACCTTAACTTATCACGTATCTTAGAAGCGATACGCTGGCTTGTAGATTCCTTGAACGGATTTAGACCCCCATCTAGGTTAAAAAGCATTGAGGTCCTCTTTTCATTAGAACTTTCATTCTCAAGATTCTTATCAGCGGAAAAGTTCCGcgttttcttttctttgacttGATCATTGTAGTTCTTATAGTCATCTCTCAAACTAGTCCTAAACGCAATACCTTCTTGAGTAATCCTGTTCTTAATCAAGGAGATTTGAGGAGGAATTGGTGGATAGTGTAATACTGCGGGCTTTTTGTACCATCCTTTTCTCTTGGGTTTCGGATTTTCTGCATCTGTCATGGGAGGTACACCAGTAAACCTAACTTTTTTGACCGTATCACTGGTGGAAATTGTTTGAAGTTCACcttcttcactttcaaaatcagcgaaaatcaatttttcagcatGTGAAGAAGtcaaaatatcttcttcgatCTGAACCAAATTGTTCACAGCACGATCATGTATATCCTCATCagcttttttctttactgGTGAAGGATTACTGGAATGTTTTTCTCCCGCTAATATCTGTACTGACAGTGAACTATTACCAATTCTTGTACCATTTGATATAGGTGATTTAAGGGCGTCACATGTCTTTGCTTTATGtgttttatttgataaaggTGATCTTGctttgttattattgattctttcattttcaggTTCTTGTTTTAAACTTGGAATTTCCtgattcttcttttcttcaattggCTTATTATTCACAAGTAGTCGCACAGTTTGCTGCACAATTCTTTGGTTCAATGTTGCATCTACTTCTAGCGAATTCGAACGAGGATAAGAAACAGCATTTGTCTTGGTCCTTACTGTcgatattttgttttgattGGCAAATGATGACTGCAGCGAACTAGATCTTGGCCTGCCACGTATACGCTTAGGCGCGCCTGATTGGCGTTCAATAAGTGACccatttcttgaaacttGCGGAGATATCTTGGGGGAAGCACCAGACGATCCTGTCGTTATGGTTCTATTCACTATTGTCGTTTTGGAGGTATTAATAGATGAAGATGTGTTTATGGATGGATTCCTACTCAGTTTCCTTGGAGACAGCATTGAAGGTGAATTCATATTGAATATGTAACTCGTTTCCTTTGATGATTTCCTACTTAATTCATCTGATGTTAAGTTGCCAGAAGGAGGTGTTGATGGAGCAGTCGATAAAGCAGAGTCAAGTGAAGGAGAAAGAAACGAATCTGTGGAGCCAATAGTTAAGGAATCAGTTCTCTTCATTTTATCTTGTTTCTCTAGATATGATAATTTGTCGACAATTCTTCTCTCATCTAGCACTTTCTCAAGCTGTGAAGTAGTTTGCCTTTCCAATTTGCTAATACTTGTGTTCtcattaataaatttcCACGTGACGCACCATCTACTTATAATCTTTAGGTAGCTCTTAAAAGTCCCAGTAAACTTCAAGACAGATTCTTGGTGTAATGATATAACTGTATTAGGACTATTACTATTCCCAGCATTTATATTAGCTTGGAAGGTAATGCCCGTACTTGAATACTTCTCTAAAAGATGTTTGATGTCACGTATAGAAAAATCTTGGTCAGGATCTTCAGAATCaattaaacaaaatttatctAAATCTACTAAGACCTGTTCATACTCATAAACATTTTTGGCTCTCAATTTTGTGGTATCGTAGTAAAAGAACGTTCTTGATGGTAGATATATTTGTCTGGAAAAACTGATCATAATATTTAGCAAATGATACATTCTAAGTAGAAATGTGTAGATTCTGTTTATAATGAAGTCAGAATTATTAGGGAAAAAATCTTTAAGGCTATTATTGCTTTTGGAACTATTCGATTTGGTAGAATATTTTTGCAGTTGGTTATAGAATGTCTTAAAGACAGGAAGTACCTTATTATTAGTTATTGAGATAAATTTATGCAGTACTTGATATTGAAGTTTGAGAAACGATTTGTCAGTGGTATCCCTTTCTATATCTTTTATTAAGACAGCTAATTCTAAAGCTAGAGACATTTCGTTGGGCCTTAATAAATCTTCTATGCAATTAATCTTGAAGTTGTGGACTTGAAAACCATTTTTAATCCCACTAGCTTCGTATTTCCTCATAATACTCgatttttccaattgaaGTTGTCTCAGTTTTCTATTATAAATAGTCAGAGAGTTTTGAGATATTACTTTCAATGAACTTAGCAACTTCCATTGCAAATCTTCATTGTATATATGTCCTTTCACATAACTGTAATTGTCACTCGTAATAACTGGGAAATTATAATCCAAACTGATAGTATCTGTAGATAGTAGAGGATCTACTTCAGTTAGTTTAACAGTCTTGAATTCAAGAAGTAGATTAAATCTTTTCCTTATTAAAGGATGAACATTGAAGATGGGACCTTCACATAGCAATAGAATATAGTTCATAAGCGGTATAGTCTTagaattatcattatcatccttacttttcttcaagtttTTCTCTAGTAGATTTAGAAGCCTTAATATTTCCTGTAATTTATAGAGTGCGGTTTTAAATTGGATAAATTTAACCTCTGATAAATCCAACTGAACAGGGTATTTTACGCCAGGAACAGATGCGTGAGCAGCTGCCTTGGCAAACATCTTCCTCTCTTGCATTATCTTTGTTTGGTTGTGAAAGTAATAGTGATTTTTATagtttttgaattaaaTGACAACAATGCCTCATTTGAGGGTAAAGTAATTTTCAGTAGGCCAGCAAGCCAAGATCGATCTGTTAGCCCGCAAAATGTAGTTTGTGGAACAAATATGTAATAATCAACTAGCTAGAACTTTTATTTAATCTGTAGTACTCCCAGATTCTCAAGTTTGGGTcgaataatgaaaaaaatcgaCTAAAAATTAGGGAAACGATTAACCAGCAGGGTTCAGCCAGGACAAAAACCACTTTCTTTGATATAGAATAGTAGCTACTACCTAATAGTTTTATTTGCTTGAAGAACTGGCTATAAGCTGTCTTATAATGCAGTGGTCTATTGCTTTAAAATACGTTGAGGGGCGTTCCTTCGTGTAAACACTTGTCAAAGTCGCCATTTCTCTAAAATGATTTTCAAAGCGATGTCGATCTGCGATGTCATCGAGAAATGCAATAGAAAGCATAGTTGCTATAATGCGTGTTGAGTGTGTCTATAAAGAGTTTTCTACTTAGTGTATATGTTGGATATCCTAGTTTGTCTTCTGTAATTGCAGTAAGTGTTTGATGGTTGGCATGTCTAGTTCATGAAGATCAACAATTTCAGAAAGAGTGCTTCTGTCTTCTATAAGTACTGACACATCAGCAATGCGTCTAAGACCGGTGGATAGAAGAATGTTGGTATCTGATCTTACCAGTTTATCCTTCTTGACGATGTTTGTGAGATAATTCATGACCTCTGCAGGGATTGAAAACTCATATTTACTTGGTTTGTATCTTTTTAATATCGCATGCAATTGTGAGGGAGTCAAGGAGTATGAAAACTCACGAACCACTCCGAGATCTTGTAAGTTGGAAATTCTAAGTTGGAGAACCTTAGCCAATTGTCTTGAATATGGTAGGAATGACCTGACGATTGATACACGAATCTCCTTTTCGTTACACCAACTGTAAATTTCTTGGACGTGTTTATCTAATTCAAAGCCAACTTGCCACGTCAACTCATATACTTTCGTCAAAACATCGTTGAATGTAACGGAATCAATATAACCGAATAGTTGTAATAATACAGCATTCTTTAATCTAGGATTTAATCCATTTGATTCCATCTTGCCGTATGTTCTATTTAAAAAGTAAATCAACTTTTCCGTGCTGTTTGTTTGAACATCTTTAGAACTGTGGTTTgtattgaataaaatatctGACGAGGATACTTCTTCGTTAAAGCTTTTTATCAACTTATCCAGATGTGATTCGAAAAGAGTTACCAAACAGGTACTGAACTCTCTTTTTATCTCCATTAAAAGGGAACATTTGCTTAACACCTCATCCTTAAAATAGAGATAAGAGCAAATActcgagaaattttttaaccAGAAAAAGTAAGCTGTGTCTGTTTTCTCGTTTAAAGTCATCGTCACTCTTTCGTTGAATGTTTTACAAAATTCTACGGTGAATGAATGTCCTTCTCTGTGCAAATGTTTGTTTAAGAAGCCTTCCATTACTGAAATAACTACTTCTGAAAGTGTTAAAGTGCTACTTTCATTCAGATTATCGTCGCTTATGCCATTAGCTACATTAAAGAATTTCTGGATTTCTTCATTCATATCTGAGATCCTTGCCACAAAATCTGCTGAATCATCATTACAGCATGGAATTGGGGCGTTGTGTGGGATTAATTGGTCACCAGTACTGGCAAGCAAGCCAACTGACTTTCTTGATTTATCTCCGGTTGACCCGTCTAGTAGTTTCTTCATGAGTTTCTGATATGTCTGGAGCTCTTGAGTAATCTTATTAACATTTGGAGAGACAAAAGTACCTCCTTCTTTGTTTAGATTGTCGTCTGTTGTCTTGTTAAAAATATCTATCACTGCTTTTGCATTgcttttgaatgaatttcTCATGAAcattaaagaattgatcTCTTCCTTCTTCCTTTCGATGACTAgtctcttttcttcaatcaTGTCTTGAATATTCTCAAAGGAGGTATCGTTTAACAGGGCCTTAATGGAAGCATTTCCCTCTAGTTGTTTTACATATTCATTAGCTTCTTTGTTTTgtttaattctttcagtTAGCAACTTAACAAATTCTATGAATTCTTTCTGAAGTAAAAGAGCCGGCGAACACTTTATTAATGATTCCTCTTTTAATTTCGCGAATTCTTTCATAGCTTGTGCCCTTCTCACAAAGGATTGAACTGTAATTACATTCTTCTGTAACTGCATAAACTTATTTCTTTGTCTAAATGTTTTAATCTTACGTTGAACAAAAATTGCAGCATTTGCTCTACGTTTTCTTTCACGTTCTCGTTTGACTAAAACAGATCTTATTTTACTCTGGATTTTTAATGTGCCCGTTAGAGTTTCCCTGTAAAGCGAATATGTGTTTTTACCTCTGATATAAGATTGGATAAACGTAGCTGCCCTCAATTTAAGTTGCGCAATGACTTCTTCACGAACAAGTTTTGTCTTGACAAGATTTTGGAGTGATCTAATAGATTCAAGCGtcttcaaataatgcaaTCTACATAACCTACCCCTGATCTTCTTTTGGATTATGACACATAACCAAGTAAGTTTTGCCTTTCTCAAGTTTTCCAGAAACGCTAACATGCctgctttgaaaaatatcttggttttaccaatttgatacttttcttcctttatagtcttttccaaaatcttAGCATTGAATGCTATCAAATCCTCCTCATTTCGGGCTTGGTTGCTCATTATAGGTAACCATTCGGAAAAATCTGCAAGGAAATAgtatctttcaaagaactCACCAAACGTCCATCTTGACGGGAAGCCGGCacatgaaattttaatcGTTTCCAGAACACCACAAGCACGTAGCTGGGATAAAACCATtgaattatcaaatgaccaagctttcttttcagcGTTGGGTTTAATACAACGGATATAATGCACGTTGGTGGAATTGATAGTTTCCATAAGAGATTGTAGAGATTGTTTGAATATTGATCCTAATGTTGGCTTcctttgaatatttttcctCGCAACACCGCCTAACttgttattttcttcttttggtGACTCTTGAGAAGCGTTCTCCAAAGCTGTTAAATTTTCCAGAATTGAACGAAGAGTATCATTACTGCTGGTATGTAGTACCTCCATGTGCCCTTCTGAGACGGTATCTCTatttttctcaataaaGCCTTCCACATCATAGGTGACATCGTGTGCATAGTGACTGACAATAAATTTAGTCTGGCCAAAACGAGGTTTGGAGAAAACTGCATTCG includes these proteins:
- the KAFR0K00600 gene encoding myosin family protein (similar to Saccharomyces cerevisiae MYO4 (YAL029C) and MYO2 (YOR326W); ancestral locus Anc_7.68), whose amino-acid sequence is MSFEVGTRCWYPSSDLGWIGGEITKYEHTDHLYRLELTLEDGTVIPIETETLDASTTTVTENADSVLPLLRNPPILEDTDDLTSLSYLNEPAVLHAIKKRYSMKNIYTYSGIVLIAANPFDKIDGLYTDDMIQKYATQKREELEPHIFAIADEAYREMINNNQNQTIVVSGESGAGKTVSAKYIMRYFASLEEDASSKKGDLQHQIEMSEIERKILATNPIMEAFGNAKTTRNDNSSRFGKYLEILFDNSSKIIGAKIRTYLLERSRLVFQPESERNYHIFYQMIMGLPQHAKSQLNLKEPEHYYYLNQGNSMIIAGVDDKEEFQTTSDSLALVGLNKDVQLEIFKILASLLHIGNIEIKKTRNEASLTSDEPNLIIACELLGIDPSTFSKWITKKQIRTRSEKIVSNLTYAQSLVARDSFAKFIYSALFDWLVENINVVLGSEDNAKQAKSLIGVLDIYGFEHFEKNSFEQFCINYANEKLQQEFNQHVFKLEQEEYIREEIQWSFIEFNDNQPCISLLENRLGIFSLLDEESRLPSGSDESWTDKLYQTFNKPPTNAVFSKPRFGQTKFIVSHYAHDVTYDVEGFIEKNRDTVSEGHMEVLHTSSNDTLRSILENLTALENASQESPKEENNKLGGVARKNIQRKPTLGSIFKQSLQSLMETINSTNVHYIRCIKPNAEKKAWSFDNSMVLSQLRACGVLETIKISCAGFPSRWTFGEFFERYYFLADFSEWLPIMSNQARNEEDLIAFNAKILEKTIKEEKYQIGKTKIFFKAGMLAFLENLRKAKLTWLCVIIQKKIRGRLCRLHYLKTLESIRSLQNLVKTKLVREEVIAQLKLRAATFIQSYIRGKNTYSLYRETLTGTLKIQSKIRSVLVKRERERKRRANAAIFVQRKIKTFRQRNKFMQLQKNVITVQSFVRRAQAMKEFAKLKEESLIKCSPALLLQKEFIEFVKLLTERIKQNKEANEYVKQLEGNASIKALLNDTSFENIQDMIEEKRLVIERKKEEINSLMFMRNSFKSNAKAVIDIFNKTTDDNLNKEGGTFVSPNVNKITQELQTYQKLMKKLLDGSTGDKSRKSVGLLASTGDQLIPHNAPIPCCNDDSADFVARISDMNEEIQKFFNVANGISDDNLNESSTLTLSEVVISVMEGFLNKHLHREGHSFTVEFCKTFNERVTMTLNEKTDTAYFFWLKNFSSICSYLYFKDEVLSKCSLLMEIKREFSTCLVTLFESHLDKLIKSFNEEVSSSDILFNTNHSSKDVQTNSTEKLIYFLNRTYGKMESNGLNPRLKNAVLLQLFGYIDSVTFNDVLTKVYELTWQVGFELDKHVQEIYSWCNEKEIRVSIVRSFLPYSRQLAKVLQLRISNLQDLGVVREFSYSLTPSQLHAILKRYKPSKYEFSIPAEVMNYLTNIVKKDKLVRSDTNILLSTGLRRIADVSVLIEDRSTLSEIVDLHELDMPTIKHLLQLQKTN